Part of the Impatiens glandulifera chromosome 8, dImpGla2.1, whole genome shotgun sequence genome is shown below.
ACTTCCAGCAGATGATGGAGTCCCAGGAGCTGTCGAATTGCCCTCAAGAGCAGTGGCACCACCAAAAAGAATCAACCGAGGAGCAATATAACCGGGCGTACCTTCCTCCCCGACAGCTGCTACAGCCGTCAAGGTGTGGCCGCATCTGGGTCCTGGCCCGTCGTCCTTCTTTTCGAGAATAACATCGACGACGGAGTACGTTGGCGCGCACCTAGGCCCTGATACCGTGCCCGGCTGCTGTTGGTGAGGTGGCGCGGTAGTGGTCGGCAAAGATTGTTCTAGGTGCACGGAAACGGGGTCGTCAGCGTTGTGCTCTGAGGGTGAGGGTGAGGCGGAGGAGGGATCGTGATCGATCATCTCCGATGTCATTGCTAAATCAACATCCATGTTGTTGTCTGtcctcttattattattattaaaggcCTCAAAAAGAAATTGATTTAGAATATGGTGGTAATTAAGGTGGAATtctgagaagaagaagagataaaaacatgtttttttatcaaCACATAATAACTAATCCAATTGGTGCATATAGGAAGAAGTGAAACCCTAGCTGGGATGATCTTGGATCGAATCGGGATCCAATAGGTGCATATATAAATGGAGAAAAGAAAATGTTCAGTTGCTGCCCTCTCTCgtattcttcttcttgttcttcattCTCATTCATTCGAGAGGAGATTTGATGAATTTGAGGGGCGGGGAGAAAATCTGCAAGAGAGAGAAACCCCACCAATCACTctcctctttctctttctctctccccTTTTCCCCtctattttacatttattttattttattaattatttatttctgtTTTGagagttttattatataaatttttgttttatttattacataagTGAAAGTGAAAGAGAAGAAGGGGGTTGGCTGGACATACATATATAGAATATGATTAGTAAGATAAAGGGAGAGAATTTTGAGTGAGGAAGTTTTTGATGATGAGCATGAGATGTTTTGCAGCTTGACAGTTAGGGTTAATGGTGAAAAAACCATGTTGTTGAACTTCAAACTCGACATATTCGACTCTCTTTCCCCACCCTTTGAGCCTCTCAGCGTAATTCTTTGCCCTGTCCCTAAGGAGATCAGACCCTCCGACCACGACCAGTATCGGATCAAGCTCTTGTGCTGCTAGAAGCTCATTGTCATTGTCTTTGTCTTTGCCTCCAAATGGATTCACCAATGGGTGGTCCATGCTCCCTTCTTTCGGTATTGAAAGCCTCCAAAACCTACTCCCCAACccaatattaataaacaaacaaaaccaATTAATAATACCATATCTATCTATACCTACCTATCAATGAGTTCCCAATTCAAGAAAGCATCTTTAGAACCCTCCACTTCAGACCTCATCAATACGCTTCCTCCAAAGAAAGGAGCCAACAATACATATCCCCTTACCCGAACCGGATCCATCTTAACCGAACCCGAACCAAGTCCAACCGCTAGATTATGAGCTATATTTCCCCCAGCCGAGTC
Proteins encoded:
- the LOC124913408 gene encoding probable carboxylesterase 15, with the protein product MSSSSSCYEVDECRGVLRVYSDGSIIRSNKPSFNIPVDDDGSVIWKDVEFDAKHGLYLRIYKPANNNNKLPIFYYIHGGGFCIGSRTWPNCQNYCFRLALELQAVVISPDYRLAPENRLPAAIEDGFQSVKWLQDEARSENPDGWLHEVADFGRVFISGDSAGGNIAHNLAVGLGSGSVKMDPVRVRGYVLLAPFFGGSVLMRSEVEGSKDAFLNWELIDRFWRLSIPKEGSMDHPLVNPFGGKDKDNDNELLAAQELDPILVVVGGSDLLRDRAKNYAERLKGWGKRVEYVEFEVQQHGFFTINPNCQAAKHLMLIIKNFLTQNSLPLSY